One genomic segment of Alicycliphilus denitrificans K601 includes these proteins:
- the murC gene encoding UDP-N-acetylmuramate--L-alanine ligase, translated as MKQAIRHIHFVGIGGSGMCGIAEVLHNLGYGVSGSDLADSPTLRRLRALGVATHVGHAAAHIQGADAVVTSTAVQQDNPEVLAARERKIPVVPRAVMLAELMRLRKGIAIAGAHGKTTTTSLVASVLAEAGLDPTFVIGGRLNSAGTNAKLGQGEYIVVEADESDASFLNLLPVMAVVTNIDADHMETYGHDFGRLKQAFVDFLHRMPFYGTAILCVDNPAIRDILPSVTCPVTSYGLSEGAEVRALDVRAVGTQMHFSVQRRNGVTLPDLDVVLNLAGEHNVLNALAAIAVATELNVPDEAVLRALAGFTGVGRRFQRHGDLPAQDGGRFTLIEDYGHHPVEMAATMAAARGAYPGRRLVLAFQPHRYSRTRDCFEDFVKVLGTADAVLLTEVYAAGEAPIVAADGRSLARALRVAGAVEPVFIDDVADMPQRIAASAKDGDVVLCMGAGSIGGVPAKIVEMLQKNELPAQEGRAQ; from the coding sequence ATGAAGCAAGCCATTCGCCACATCCACTTCGTCGGCATCGGGGGCTCGGGCATGTGCGGCATCGCCGAGGTGCTGCACAACCTGGGCTACGGCGTCTCGGGTTCGGACCTGGCCGACAGCCCCACGCTGCGCCGCCTGCGCGCGCTGGGCGTGGCCACCCACGTGGGCCATGCGGCCGCGCACATCCAGGGCGCGGACGCGGTCGTCACCTCCACGGCCGTGCAGCAGGACAACCCCGAGGTGCTGGCCGCGCGCGAGCGCAAGATCCCCGTCGTGCCGCGCGCCGTGATGCTGGCCGAGCTCATGCGCCTGCGCAAGGGCATCGCCATCGCCGGCGCGCACGGCAAGACCACCACCACCAGCCTCGTGGCCAGCGTGCTGGCCGAGGCGGGGCTCGATCCCACCTTCGTGATCGGCGGGCGCCTGAACAGCGCGGGCACCAACGCCAAGCTGGGGCAGGGCGAGTACATCGTGGTCGAGGCGGACGAGTCCGACGCATCCTTCCTCAACCTGCTGCCTGTGATGGCCGTGGTCACCAACATCGACGCCGACCACATGGAGACCTACGGCCACGACTTCGGCCGGCTTAAGCAGGCGTTCGTGGACTTCCTGCACCGCATGCCGTTCTACGGCACGGCCATCCTGTGCGTGGACAACCCGGCGATCCGCGACATCCTGCCCAGCGTGACCTGCCCGGTCACGAGCTACGGCCTGTCGGAGGGCGCCGAGGTGCGCGCGCTCGACGTGCGCGCCGTGGGCACGCAGATGCACTTTAGCGTGCAGCGGCGCAACGGCGTCACGCTGCCCGACCTGGATGTGGTGCTCAACCTCGCGGGCGAGCACAACGTGCTCAACGCGCTGGCGGCGATCGCCGTGGCCACCGAGCTCAACGTGCCCGACGAGGCCGTGCTGCGCGCCCTGGCCGGCTTCACCGGCGTGGGCCGGCGCTTCCAGCGCCATGGCGACCTGCCCGCGCAGGACGGCGGGCGCTTCACCCTCATCGAGGACTACGGCCACCACCCCGTGGAGATGGCCGCCACCATGGCTGCGGCGCGCGGCGCCTACCCCGGCCGGCGCCTGGTGCTGGCCTTCCAGCCGCACCGCTACAGCCGCACGCGCGACTGCTTCGAGGACTTCGTGAAGGTGCTGGGCACGGCCGACGCCGTGCTGCTCACCGAGGTCTACGCCGCGGGCGAGGCGCCCATCGTGGCGGCCGACGGCCGGTCGCTTGCGCGCGCGCTGCGCGTGGCCGGCGCGGTGGAGCCGGTGTTCATCGACGACGTGGCCGACATGCCCCAGCGCATCGCCGCCAGCGCGAAGGACGGCGACGTGGTGCTGTGCATGGGCGCGGGCTCGATCGGCGGCGTGCCCGCGAAGATCGTCGAGATGCTTCAGAAAAATGAGCTGCCAGCGCAGGAAGGACGGGCACAATGA
- the murG gene encoding undecaprenyldiphospho-muramoylpentapeptide beta-N-acetylglucosaminyltransferase — protein sequence MTQKTALIMAGGTGGHIFPGLAVAEELRARGWLVRWLGTPGSMESRIVPQHGFDVETIDFSGVRGKGLVTLALLPLRLLRAFWQALAVVRRVRPDVVLGMGGYVTFPGGMMAVLAGRPLVLHEQNSVAGMANRVLAGVADRIFTAFPGVFKKGQWVGNPLRTAFTQQSGPAERFAGRQGPLRLLVVGGSLGARALNEIVPQALALIPEGRRPVVTHQSGAAQIEQLRASYEAAGVQAELTPFIDDTAAAYAAADVIVCRAGASTVTEIAAVGAAAVFVPFPHAVDDHQTTNARFLVDAGGGWLVQQADLTPRGLAEMLLNMERPALMERALKAKNMQKTQATREVVAACEELAV from the coding sequence GTGACGCAGAAAACCGCCCTCATCATGGCCGGCGGCACCGGCGGCCACATCTTCCCGGGGCTGGCCGTGGCCGAGGAGCTGCGCGCGCGCGGCTGGCTGGTGCGCTGGCTGGGCACGCCGGGCAGCATGGAGTCGCGCATCGTGCCGCAGCATGGCTTCGACGTGGAGACCATCGACTTCTCGGGCGTACGCGGCAAGGGCCTCGTCACGCTGGCGCTGTTGCCGCTCAGGCTGCTGCGCGCGTTCTGGCAGGCGCTGGCCGTGGTGCGGCGCGTCAGGCCCGACGTGGTGCTCGGCATGGGCGGCTACGTCACCTTCCCCGGCGGCATGATGGCCGTGCTGGCCGGCAGGCCGCTGGTGCTGCACGAGCAGAACTCGGTCGCGGGCATGGCCAACAGGGTGCTGGCCGGCGTGGCCGACCGCATCTTCACGGCCTTCCCTGGCGTCTTCAAGAAGGGGCAGTGGGTGGGCAATCCGCTGCGCACGGCGTTCACGCAGCAAAGCGGCCCGGCCGAGCGCTTTGCGGGCCGCCAGGGGCCGCTCAGGCTGCTGGTCGTGGGCGGGAGCCTGGGCGCGCGCGCGCTCAACGAGATCGTGCCGCAGGCGCTCGCGCTGATCCCCGAGGGGCGGCGTCCCGTCGTCACGCACCAGAGCGGCGCGGCGCAGATCGAGCAGCTGCGCGCCAGCTACGAGGCTGCGGGCGTGCAGGCCGAGCTCACCCCGTTCATCGACGACACGGCCGCAGCCTATGCCGCCGCCGACGTGATCGTCTGCCGCGCGGGCGCGAGCACCGTCACCGAGATCGCCGCCGTGGGCGCGGCCGCGGTGTTCGTGCCGTTCCCGCACGCGGTGGACGACCACCAGACGACCAACGCGCGCTTCCTCGTGGACGCGGGCGGAGGCTGGCTCGTGCAGCAGGCCGACCTGACGCCGCGCGGGCTGGCCGAAATGCTATTGAATATGGAGCGCCCCGCGCTGATGGAACGGGCGCTGAAGGCAAAAAACATGCAAAAGACCCAGGCCACCCGCGAGGTGGTTGCCGCTTGCGAGGAGTTAGCCGTATGA
- a CDS encoding D-alanine--D-alanine ligase → MTQNDLKIDVQALGKVAVLMGGDSAEREVSLMSGGGVLQALRARGVDAHAFDPAHADLSELKTHGYQRCFIALHGRHGEDGTVQGALELLGIPYTGPGVMASSIAMDKIMTKRIWRFEGLPTPDWRLVSSSAETAQAFQELGSPMIVKPSREGSTIGLTKVTSLGQCEQAYRLAAQHDPEVLCEQFIDGDETTCPVLGQGDAAQALPVIRIVAPEGNYDYQNKYFTDVTQYHCPSGLPEAEEREIRRIVVQAYRTLGCRGWARADIMVRKSDRKPFLLEINTSPGMTGHSLVPMSAKASGISYPDLCLRILASASLDALQGK, encoded by the coding sequence ATGACCCAAAATGACCTGAAAATCGACGTGCAGGCGCTGGGCAAGGTGGCCGTGCTCATGGGCGGCGATTCGGCCGAGCGCGAGGTCTCGCTCATGTCCGGCGGCGGCGTGCTGCAGGCGCTGCGCGCGCGCGGCGTCGATGCCCATGCGTTCGATCCCGCGCACGCCGACCTGTCGGAACTCAAGACCCACGGCTACCAGCGCTGCTTCATCGCCCTGCATGGCCGCCACGGCGAGGACGGCACGGTGCAGGGCGCGCTGGAGCTGCTGGGCATCCCCTATACCGGCCCCGGCGTCATGGCGTCCAGCATCGCCATGGACAAGATCATGACCAAGCGCATCTGGCGCTTCGAGGGCCTGCCCACGCCCGACTGGCGGCTCGTCTCCAGCAGCGCCGAGACGGCCCAGGCCTTCCAAGAGCTGGGCTCGCCCATGATCGTCAAGCCCTCGCGCGAGGGCTCCACCATCGGCCTGACCAAGGTCACCTCGCTGGGCCAGTGCGAGCAGGCCTACCGCCTCGCCGCGCAGCACGACCCCGAGGTGCTGTGCGAGCAGTTCATCGACGGCGACGAGACCACCTGCCCCGTGCTGGGCCAGGGCGATGCGGCGCAGGCCCTGCCCGTGATCCGCATCGTGGCGCCCGAGGGCAACTACGACTACCAGAACAAGTACTTCACCGACGTCACGCAGTACCACTGCCCGAGCGGCCTGCCGGAGGCCGAGGAGCGGGAGATCCGGCGCATCGTGGTTCAGGCCTACCGCACCCTGGGCTGCCGCGGCTGGGCGCGCGCCGACATCATGGTCCGTAAGAGCGACCGCAAGCCCTTTCTGCTGGAGATCAACACCTCTCCCGGCATGACCGGCCACTCGCTCGTGCCCATGTCGGCCAAGGCCAGCGGCATCAGCTACCCCGACCTGTGCCTGCGCATCCTGGCCAGCGCGTCGCTGGACGCATTGCAGGGGAAGTGA
- the ftsZ gene encoding cell division protein FtsZ, translated as MTIEMIESEEFNQGTQIKVIGVGGGGGNAVAHMIARSVQGVEFVCANTDSQALSRSTAHRTIQLGSNGLGAGSKPDKGREAAEAAQEDIRQAIAGAHMLFITAGMGGGTGTGAAPVIARVAKEMGILTVGVVTKPFDWEGGRRMKNADEGLAELEANVDSLIVVLNEKLLEVLGDDITQDEAFAHANDVLKNAVGGIAEIINEYGQVNVDFEDVRTVMGEPGKAMMGTATASGPDRARIAAEQAIACPLLEGIDLSGAKGVLVLVTASKGSLKLSESRLAMNTINAYASPDAHVIFGAAYDDSLGDDIRVTVVATGLSRQNARRQTMQVVQSLRTGTDNVAYQMPMAGAAMPGGVLGGAAQAEYGNMQVPSVWRSTRTAATARVDALSSGGMDELEIPAFLRKQAD; from the coding sequence ATGACCATCGAAATGATCGAGTCCGAAGAGTTCAACCAGGGCACGCAGATCAAGGTGATCGGTGTCGGCGGTGGCGGCGGCAACGCCGTCGCGCACATGATCGCGCGCAGCGTGCAGGGCGTGGAGTTCGTCTGCGCGAACACCGACTCCCAGGCGCTCTCGCGCAGCACGGCGCACCGCACCATCCAGCTGGGCAGCAACGGCCTGGGCGCCGGCAGCAAGCCCGACAAGGGCCGCGAGGCCGCCGAGGCCGCGCAGGAGGACATCCGCCAGGCCATTGCCGGTGCGCACATGCTGTTCATCACCGCCGGCATGGGTGGTGGCACGGGCACGGGCGCCGCGCCCGTGATCGCGCGCGTGGCCAAGGAGATGGGCATCCTCACCGTGGGCGTGGTCACCAAGCCCTTCGACTGGGAGGGCGGCCGCCGCATGAAGAACGCCGACGAGGGCCTGGCCGAGCTGGAGGCCAACGTCGATTCGCTGATCGTGGTGCTCAACGAGAAGCTGCTCGAAGTGCTGGGCGACGACATCACCCAGGACGAGGCCTTCGCTCACGCCAACGACGTGCTCAAGAACGCCGTGGGCGGCATCGCCGAGATCATCAACGAGTACGGCCAGGTGAACGTGGACTTCGAGGACGTGCGCACCGTGATGGGCGAACCCGGCAAGGCCATGATGGGCACGGCCACGGCCAGCGGCCCCGACCGTGCGCGCATCGCGGCCGAGCAGGCCATCGCCTGCCCGCTGCTCGAAGGCATCGACCTCTCGGGCGCCAAGGGCGTGCTGGTGCTGGTCACGGCCAGCAAGGGCAGCCTCAAGCTGTCCGAGTCGCGCCTGGCGATGAACACCATCAACGCCTACGCCTCGCCCGACGCGCACGTCATCTTCGGCGCCGCCTACGACGACAGCCTGGGCGACGACATCCGCGTGACGGTGGTGGCCACGGGCCTGTCGCGCCAGAACGCGCGCCGCCAGACCATGCAGGTGGTGCAGTCCCTGCGCACCGGCACCGACAACGTGGCCTACCAGATGCCCATGGCGGGCGCCGCCATGCCGGGCGGCGTGCTCGGCGGCGCGGCCCAGGCCGAGTACGGCAACATGCAGGTGCCCAGCGTCTGGCGCAGCACCCGCACGGCGGCCACGGCGCGCGTGGACGCGCTGTCCTCGGGCGGCATGGACGAGCTGGAGATCCCCGCGTTCCTGCGCAAGCAGGCGGATTGA
- a CDS encoding cell division protein FtsQ/DivIB — protein sequence MNATLPTPLDVRLMNMTATVLFVGCVVGVLVAGGAWLLRQPAFAIGHIAVEGDLVHTSALSLRANVAPQLVGNFFTVDLEAARRAFEQVPWVRSAHVRREFPSGLRVQLQEHDVAAYWGPEGSATLVDSQGEVFEADADDVEQDGLPRLLGAPGRSAEMLDMVRRLAPVLEPLGAGIDTLELTGNGGWRVALAGGAVLELGSGTQDLVLDRARRLVSTLPGVARQQGRGVDALEYADLRYADGYALRLRGVTTVATEAQRVAAQREAERKAAARAAARARAAAKNNRGQD from the coding sequence ATGAACGCCACGCTGCCCACACCGCTGGACGTACGCCTCATGAACATGACCGCCACGGTCCTGTTCGTGGGCTGCGTCGTGGGCGTGCTGGTGGCGGGCGGCGCGTGGCTGCTGCGCCAGCCCGCGTTCGCGATCGGGCACATCGCCGTCGAGGGCGATCTGGTGCACACCAGCGCCCTGAGCCTGCGCGCCAACGTGGCGCCGCAGCTCGTGGGCAACTTCTTCACCGTGGACCTGGAGGCCGCGCGCCGCGCCTTCGAGCAGGTGCCCTGGGTGCGCAGCGCCCATGTGCGCCGCGAATTCCCGAGCGGCCTGCGCGTGCAGCTGCAGGAGCACGACGTGGCAGCCTACTGGGGCCCCGAGGGCAGCGCCACGCTGGTCGACAGCCAGGGCGAGGTCTTCGAGGCCGATGCCGACGACGTGGAGCAGGACGGCCTGCCGCGCCTGCTGGGCGCGCCCGGGCGGTCCGCCGAGATGCTGGACATGGTCCGGCGCCTGGCGCCCGTGCTGGAGCCGCTGGGCGCGGGCATCGACACGCTGGAGCTCACGGGCAACGGCGGCTGGCGCGTCGCCCTGGCCGGCGGCGCCGTGCTGGAGCTGGGCAGCGGCACGCAGGACCTGGTGCTCGACCGCGCGCGCCGCCTGGTGAGCACCTTGCCCGGCGTGGCCAGGCAGCAGGGGCGCGGCGTGGACGCGCTGGAATACGCCGACCTGCGCTATGCGGACGGCTACGCGCTGCGCTTGCGCGGGGTGACCACGGTGGCCACCGAGGCGCAGCGCGTGGCCGCCCAGCGCGAGGCGGAGCGCAAGGCGGCGGCGCGCGCGGCGGCACGCGCGCGCGCGGCAGCAAAGAACAACCGAGGGCAGGACTGA
- the ftsA gene encoding cell division protein FtsA, with product MAREYKDVVVGLDIGTAKVMAVVAEVMPGGELKLAGLGVAPSNGLKRGVVVNIDATVQSIQQALKEAELMADCKIQRVYTGITGSHIRGLNSSGMVAVKDKEVTPADVARVVETAKAINISSDQRLLLVEPQEFVIDGQDVKEPIGMSGIRLEAKIHIVTGAQSAAENIIKCVRRCGLEVEQLMLNPLASSQAVLTDDERELGVAVVDIGAGTTDVAIFTGGAIRHTAVLPIAGDLITSDIAMALRTPTKDAEDIKVESGYAKQLLADPEAQVEVPGLGDRSPRMLSKQALAGVIEPRVEEIFSLVQQVIRESGYEEVLSSGIVLTGGSSVMPGMVELGEDIFLKPVRRGLPKYSSALADMIAQPRAATVMGLLEEARLARLRGFKVAAKSGSVKTAFGRFKDFIVGNF from the coding sequence ATGGCAAGAGAATACAAAGACGTGGTCGTGGGGCTGGACATCGGCACCGCCAAGGTCATGGCCGTGGTGGCCGAGGTGATGCCGGGCGGCGAGCTCAAGCTCGCCGGCCTGGGCGTGGCGCCCAGCAACGGCCTCAAGCGCGGCGTGGTGGTGAACATCGACGCCACGGTGCAGAGCATCCAGCAGGCCCTCAAGGAGGCCGAGCTGATGGCTGACTGCAAGATCCAGCGCGTCTACACCGGCATCACCGGCAGCCACATCCGCGGGCTCAACTCCAGCGGCATGGTGGCGGTGAAGGACAAGGAGGTCACGCCGGCCGACGTGGCGCGCGTGGTGGAGACGGCCAAGGCCATCAACATCTCCAGCGACCAGCGCCTGCTCTTGGTGGAGCCGCAGGAATTCGTGATCGACGGGCAGGACGTGAAGGAGCCCATCGGCATGAGCGGCATCCGCCTGGAGGCCAAGATCCACATCGTGACCGGCGCGCAGAGCGCGGCCGAGAACATCATCAAGTGCGTGCGCCGCTGCGGCCTGGAGGTCGAGCAGCTCATGCTCAACCCGCTGGCCAGCAGCCAGGCTGTGCTCACCGACGACGAGCGCGAGCTGGGCGTGGCCGTGGTCGACATCGGCGCGGGCACCACCGACGTGGCCATCTTCACCGGCGGCGCGATCCGCCACACGGCCGTGCTGCCGATCGCGGGCGACCTGATCACGAGCGACATCGCCATGGCGCTGCGCACGCCGACCAAGGACGCCGAGGACATCAAGGTGGAAAGCGGCTACGCCAAGCAGCTGCTGGCCGACCCCGAGGCGCAGGTGGAGGTGCCGGGCCTGGGCGACCGCAGCCCGCGCATGCTGAGCAAGCAGGCGCTGGCCGGCGTCATCGAGCCGCGCGTGGAAGAGATCTTCTCGCTGGTGCAGCAGGTGATCCGCGAGTCGGGCTACGAGGAGGTGCTGTCCTCGGGCATCGTGCTCACGGGCGGCAGCTCGGTCATGCCGGGCATGGTCGAGCTGGGCGAGGACATCTTCCTCAAGCCCGTGCGCCGCGGCCTGCCGAAGTATTCGAGCGCGCTGGCCGACATGATCGCCCAGCCGCGCGCGGCCACCGTCATGGGCCTGCTCGAAGAGGCGCGCCTGGCGCGGCTGCGCGGCTTCAAGGTGGCGGCCAAGAGCGGTTCGGTGAAGACCGCCTTCGGCCGCTTCAAGGACTTCATCGTGGGGAATTTCTGA